One part of the Chryseobacterium mulctrae genome encodes these proteins:
- a CDS encoding bifunctional GNAT family N-acetyltransferase/carbon-nitrogen hydrolase family protein: MQIETRTLKVDDYEELVETMRRAYPQMSEYVWSKKSIAKLNKIFEAGQICITVDGKIAAVALSIIVNYDEFGDDHTYSDITGNYSFNTHISTGNVLYGIEIFVDPEYRKLRLGRRLYDARKELCELLNLKSIILGGRIPHYHKYSNEISPREYIRRVRDKEIYDPVLSFQLSNNFLPIKVLKKYLPEDEASHENAVLLQWNNIYYSKKPNTMQDSVIRLGLVQWQMRQFKDIHAFYEQVEFFVNVMGDYKSDFVLFPELFNTPLLAPFNNLSERDSMIELAKITEEIKAKISELAISYNVNIISGSMPIFENNDLYNVSYLLHRDGRIDEYRKIHITPNERKYYGMKGGNEIKAFDTDCGKIGLVICYDVEFPELPRILADQGMKILFVPYLTDTQNAYMRVRHCAAARAIENECYVAIAGCVGNLPGVNNMDIQFGQAAVFTPSDFAFPSNAVKGEATPNTEMTLIVDVDLNLLKDLHYNGSVQILKDRRSDLYETYLK, translated from the coding sequence ATGCAGATAGAAACACGTACCCTGAAAGTAGATGATTATGAAGAGCTGGTAGAAACCATGCGCAGAGCGTATCCTCAAATGTCAGAATACGTCTGGTCAAAAAAAAGCATTGCCAAGCTGAATAAAATTTTTGAAGCCGGGCAAATCTGCATCACCGTAGATGGGAAAATTGCGGCTGTTGCATTGTCGATTATTGTTAATTATGATGAGTTCGGCGATGATCATACGTATAGTGATATCACCGGAAATTATTCTTTCAATACCCATATTTCAACCGGAAATGTATTATACGGAATCGAAATTTTTGTTGATCCCGAATATCGTAAATTGAGATTGGGAAGAAGATTATACGATGCCCGAAAAGAACTTTGTGAATTATTAAATCTGAAATCTATTATTTTGGGTGGAAGAATTCCCCATTATCATAAGTATAGCAACGAGATCTCGCCTAGAGAATATATTAGAAGAGTAAGAGACAAAGAAATTTATGATCCTGTGCTTTCTTTTCAGCTTTCTAATAATTTTTTACCGATAAAAGTCCTTAAAAAATATCTTCCTGAAGACGAAGCTTCTCATGAAAATGCTGTTTTACTTCAATGGAATAATATTTACTACAGTAAAAAACCAAACACAATGCAGGATAGTGTAATTCGTTTGGGATTGGTACAGTGGCAAATGAGGCAATTTAAAGACATTCATGCATTTTATGAACAGGTGGAGTTTTTTGTGAATGTGATGGGAGATTACAAATCAGATTTTGTGCTTTTCCCGGAATTATTCAATACACCTTTGCTGGCTCCGTTCAATAATCTTTCTGAACGTGACAGTATGATAGAGCTGGCAAAAATTACGGAAGAAATTAAAGCAAAGATTTCAGAGTTGGCAATCAGTTATAATGTGAATATTATTTCCGGAAGTATGCCGATTTTTGAAAACAATGATCTGTACAATGTAAGTTATCTCCTTCACCGTGACGGTAGAATTGACGAATACAGAAAAATTCATATTACACCGAACGAAAGGAAATATTATGGAATGAAAGGCGGAAATGAGATCAAAGCTTTTGATACCGACTGTGGAAAAATTGGTTTGGTCATTTGCTATGATGTAGAATTTCCTGAATTACCAAGAATTTTAGCCGATCAGGGAATGAAAATTTTGTTTGTTCCTTATCTTACCGATACTCAAAATGCTTACATGAGAGTTCGTCATTGCGCTGCAGCAAGAGCCATTGAAAACGAATGTTATGTCGCAATTGCAGGTTGTGTGGGAAATTTACCGGGAGTGAATAACATGGATATTCAGTTTGGTCAGGCTGCGGTTTTCACGCCTTCAGATTTTGCATTTCCTTCGAATGCGGTGAAAGGTGAGGCGACTCCAAATACAGAAATGACGCTGATTGTAGATGTAGATTTAAATTTACTGAAAGATCTTCACTACAATGGTTCTGTTCAGATTCTGAAAGACAGAAGATCAGATTTGTACGAAACGTATTTGAAATAA
- a CDS encoding PQQ-dependent sugar dehydrogenase: MKFKVHYMLIASAMFFANCSDDIEQQPIEEPGNEAIYPPVETNPANTTYSPAFAGQTRINGVRTQTPYSSTVLSSSLSAPWGITALPDGRLLITQKGGTMRIATNTGALSNPITGIPTVNSNGQGGLLGLCIDPQFSTNRMIYWVFSENVGGGTQTSVAKGKLSASETSIENAVVIYRANPSSSAGNLHYGGRILFDSTGNLMVSVGERSDLSTRPLAQSVTTAIGKILRITKDGAPAPGNPTFTQAGALPELYSIGHRNPQGIAIHPTTGELWQSEHGPRGGDEINRVLPAKNYGWPTITYGIEYSGAVIGSGIQQQSGMEQPVYYWDPVISPSGMTFYKGNNIPEWQNNLFIGSLSGTHIVRLVIKDNKVAGEERLLVNEGQRFRDITQGSDNALYAVTDAGRLYKIQKQ; this comes from the coding sequence ATGAAATTTAAAGTACATTACATGCTGATTGCATCGGCGATGTTTTTCGCAAACTGTTCAGACGATATCGAACAACAGCCTATTGAAGAACCGGGAAATGAGGCGATTTATCCACCTGTAGAAACCAATCCTGCAAATACAACCTATTCTCCTGCTTTTGCCGGACAAACAAGAATAAATGGTGTGAGAACACAAACGCCTTACAGCAGTACCGTTTTAAGTTCATCATTATCTGCTCCGTGGGGAATTACAGCTTTGCCAGACGGAAGACTGTTAATCACTCAAAAGGGTGGAACGATGAGAATTGCCACCAATACAGGAGCCTTAAGCAACCCAATCACGGGAATTCCTACAGTCAATTCTAACGGACAAGGAGGTTTGTTAGGACTTTGTATTGATCCCCAATTCTCTACAAACAGAATGATCTACTGGGTTTTCTCCGAAAATGTTGGAGGAGGAACGCAGACTTCAGTTGCAAAGGGAAAACTTTCAGCTTCCGAGACATCGATTGAAAACGCTGTAGTTATTTACAGAGCAAACCCGTCTTCTTCTGCAGGAAATCTGCATTATGGAGGAAGGATTTTATTCGATTCAACTGGAAATCTTATGGTAAGTGTAGGAGAACGTTCTGATCTTTCCACAAGACCTTTGGCGCAGTCGGTTACGACGGCGATCGGGAAAATTTTAAGAATAACAAAAGATGGCGCTCCGGCTCCGGGAAATCCTACTTTTACTCAGGCTGGAGCTTTGCCGGAATTGTACAGTATCGGTCATAGAAATCCACAGGGGATTGCTATTCACCCTACAACAGGAGAATTATGGCAAAGCGAGCACGGACCTCGTGGAGGAGACGAAATTAATCGTGTATTACCAGCAAAAAATTACGGTTGGCCAACCATTACTTACGGAATTGAATACAGCGGTGCAGTGATTGGCAGCGGAATTCAGCAGCAAAGCGGAATGGAACAACCGGTTTATTATTGGGATCCTGTGATTTCACCAAGTGGAATGACATTTTACAAAGGAAACAATATTCCAGAATGGCAGAATAACCTGTTTATAGGTTCATTAAGTGGAACTCACATCGTAAGACTTGTTATTAAAGATAATAAAGTTGCAGGTGAAGAACGTTTGTTGGTCAATGAAGGACAGCGCTTCAGAGATATTACACAAGGAAGCGATAATGCTTTATATGCCGTAACCGATGCAGGAAGACTCTATAAAATTCAAAAACAATAG
- the map gene encoding type I methionyl aminopeptidase encodes MSITNEQELIGMQKVSEAVAFTLKEMMNYAQVGMTTKDLDEYGAKILSDFGAKSAPYLTYGFPGWTCISVDNEFCHGIPSSERVLKEGDLINIDVSAELNGYWADNGGSFVIGKDINQHQKLVDASKEILEKTINNIKGGVKIADIGFLMETEAKKRGFKVIRNLGGHGVGRSLHEEPDELMNYKNRYDSRRFKKNSVVAIETFISTDSTIAVELNDGWTMVGNKGGYMAQHEHTILITDGKPIILTQMNEILN; translated from the coding sequence ATGTCTATAACAAACGAACAGGAATTAATCGGAATGCAGAAAGTAAGTGAAGCTGTGGCTTTTACTTTGAAAGAAATGATGAATTATGCACAAGTTGGAATGACAACAAAAGATCTTGATGAGTATGGAGCCAAAATTCTTTCAGATTTTGGTGCGAAGTCTGCGCCTTATCTTACATATGGATTTCCGGGTTGGACGTGTATCAGCGTAGATAACGAGTTTTGTCATGGAATTCCTAGTTCTGAAAGAGTTTTGAAAGAAGGAGATTTAATTAATATTGATGTTTCTGCAGAGCTCAATGGATATTGGGCAGATAACGGAGGTTCTTTTGTGATTGGAAAAGATATCAATCAGCATCAGAAATTAGTCGATGCATCCAAGGAAATTTTAGAAAAAACAATTAACAATATAAAGGGTGGTGTAAAAATCGCAGATATTGGTTTTTTAATGGAAACTGAGGCAAAAAAAAGAGGATTTAAAGTCATTAGAAATCTTGGCGGTCACGGTGTAGGAAGAAGTCTCCACGAAGAACCAGATGAATTGATGAATTACAAAAACCGTTACGATTCCAGAAGATTTAAGAAAAATTCTGTTGTGGCGATTGAAACATTTATTTCGACCGATTCAACAATTGCGGTAGAACTGAATGATGGTTGGACGATGGTAGGAAACAAAGGTGGGTACATGGCACAACATGAGCATACCATTTTGATTACCGACGGAAAACCTATTATTTTAACACAGATGAATGAGATTTTAAATTAA
- a CDS encoding protein NO VEIN domain-containing protein: MQVQKFVSILFESPELKKNLLDKLECYPAQSFKLCSAKELKIDKILDLDFKNKYNEITEADIFNDLVISNFEKYLQHQDSIIAHTVGKEIEDIILGGKELYKNTLESNTAPELLTLLLDLIDHLSKEGSKWGEWLPRLNKEKEEILLSKFKDDKTRNSLFSILSKSPDKIQLLGKLSEIENLEELIKKGNEKLKEEARQKQHTDYIKSVGLKIQDLIENQLEKELAETIELLASEKDEKLANREEQNGQDFIIYKKQKPVYYIEVKSKWDENGRFLLSKNQTERCAEQKDNYAVVSVNVDRYKREKSENTENIDFNDLKDYIKVNIDLGKDFEILLSKNIVLNEKNSPKLVDFSGLIPQKVIDNDGVFFDSFMTDLKLFLLQVG, encoded by the coding sequence TTGCAAGTTCAAAAATTTGTTTCAATATTATTTGAATCACCAGAACTTAAGAAAAATTTATTAGATAAATTAGAATGTTATCCCGCTCAATCGTTTAAATTATGTAGTGCTAAAGAGCTAAAGATTGATAAAATCTTAGATTTAGACTTTAAGAATAAATACAATGAAATCACTGAAGCAGACATTTTTAATGATTTGGTTATATCAAATTTTGAAAAGTATCTACAACATCAGGATTCCATTATAGCACATACAGTAGGAAAAGAGATTGAAGATATTATTTTAGGAGGTAAAGAGTTATATAAAAATACTTTAGAGAGTAATACTGCTCCAGAATTACTTACTTTACTATTAGATCTCATCGACCATCTATCAAAAGAAGGTTCAAAATGGGGTGAATGGCTACCAAGATTGAATAAAGAGAAAGAAGAAATCTTATTATCAAAATTTAAGGATGACAAAACAAGAAATAGTTTGTTTTCAATACTTTCAAAGTCACCTGATAAGATACAATTATTGGGGAAATTATCAGAAATTGAAAATTTAGAAGAACTTATCAAAAAAGGAAATGAAAAATTAAAGGAAGAAGCAAGACAAAAGCAACATACAGATTATATCAAAAGTGTGGGGCTCAAGATTCAAGATTTGATCGAGAATCAGCTGGAAAAAGAATTAGCAGAAACAATTGAACTCTTAGCATCAGAAAAAGATGAAAAACTTGCAAACAGAGAAGAGCAAAATGGTCAAGATTTTATAATTTATAAAAAGCAAAAACCTGTTTATTATATTGAAGTTAAATCTAAATGGGATGAAAATGGAAGATTTTTATTAAGTAAAAATCAAACTGAAAGATGTGCAGAACAAAAAGATAACTATGCTGTAGTTTCAGTTAATGTTGATAGATATAAAAGAGAAAAAAGTGAAAATACCGAAAATATTGATTTTAATGACCTAAAGGATTACATTAAGGTTAACATAGATTTAGGAAAAGACTTTGAAATATTGTTATCAAAAAATATTGTATTAAATGAAAAAAACAGCCCTAAATTAGTGGATTTTAGTGGACTTATTCCTCAAAAAGTTATTGACAATGATGGAGTTTTTTTTGATTCTTTTATGACAGATTTAAAGCTGTTTTTACTACAGGTAGGATGA
- a CDS encoding DUF6443 domain-containing protein, with the protein MKKILIPLGTFLISGLVHAQLSPTENYVYSKTYLDYDANNQPTKTSETVHYFDGLGRPKQVVNVKASPLQKDVVTHIEYDGFGRQVRDYLPVPQTFNANGSIFTAPLAYASDPSVYGTEKFYSEKIVENSPLDRVLEQKQVGTAWNDKPVKFNYDANIHEDYVRKYQTTTTWVEGRTETSVQLLQYFPPNQLYKNTVTDEDGNKTIEFKNGRGKVVLVRKMLDADTKADTYYVYNEYDQLAFVIPPLASAPTVEPSTVENLYYQYRYDGRNRLVEKKLPGKGWEHMVYDKADRLVATQDAVMRPSNKWLFTKYDKFSRVLYTGISIDNGNRNAVQTWITNTYGTNIETAGTYTQSGLQIYYANTAYPQNIESILSVNYYDSYLPGDPFPTMVYDQVVLPSNVQQYGVSTKGLPVSNFVKNIEDDNWTKTYMYYDLKGRLIREYSQNHLGGYTNIEKRLDFSGNPNIVLTQHKRLATDTERVITEVFTYDHQNRLMTHTHQVDNNLVEYLAQNEYNELSQLKTKKVGGTISGNGLQTVDYKYNIRGWMTQINNPADLSGGDLFGYEIKYTNPVYSSLTTGRFNGNIVEIDWKNAFDNVLKRYDYTYDGLNRLKKGLYAEPDTVNPQNGNADEYLTYDLNGNISNLQRKAVPISGLTSTVVDNLDYQYTGNRLNRIVENAMNDTGYEGGNNLIDYDVNGNMVNMLDKGIESVQYNHLNLPKNFQFMPTSVFGVTNYINLSYLYRADGTKLRKIYSTKLDGRNQPTNNTITDYLDGFHYNYSESVTCITCRTEVAFEEQAYQKKDLDLGGGIKPPLTPVWRLDFVPTAEGFYSFAENRYIYQYTDHLGNARLSYAKKVDGSLEITDKNDYYPFGLNHIGGSKGFLGGYKNYKYNGKELQETGMYDYGARFYMPDIGRWGVVDMLNSFTLDSYGYANNNPIFFTDPTGMSSEGCTSCPPRLDPNSVGGDNNPAPIEEVVVNKSGKVNMQAAPIMMPLNCAVCYSGRMADIKIPQGQLPQIDIAQQLRRMGPEPGGGGLYMMSGDVLGISDLIGIGLARIETKNRHAMMGIGLLAILATKGKALDDVVKAEIAAEKGVLSAEKGVLQNTFENQIDDLVKLNNGKNSVSIGTKDGAFHYDLRGATHKGVETPHVQRSFLNTNSSGQTFLNKDRKWVQPMTQQDVRTVRNYLNKK; encoded by the coding sequence ATGAAAAAAATACTTATCCCTTTAGGAACTTTCCTGATATCAGGTTTAGTTCACGCACAGTTAAGTCCTACAGAGAATTACGTCTATTCAAAAACATATCTGGACTATGATGCGAATAATCAGCCCACTAAAACCTCTGAGACCGTTCATTATTTCGATGGTTTGGGCAGACCAAAACAGGTTGTAAATGTTAAAGCATCTCCATTGCAAAAAGATGTTGTTACCCATATTGAATATGACGGATTTGGAAGACAGGTAAGGGATTATCTTCCTGTACCGCAAACATTCAATGCTAATGGTAGCATCTTTACGGCTCCATTAGCTTATGCTTCTGATCCTTCTGTATATGGCACAGAAAAATTCTACTCCGAAAAAATAGTAGAAAACTCACCATTAGACAGAGTTTTAGAACAAAAACAGGTTGGTACAGCATGGAATGATAAACCAGTGAAATTTAATTATGATGCCAATATCCATGAAGATTATGTAAGGAAATATCAAACCACAACAACATGGGTTGAGGGCAGAACAGAAACATCGGTTCAATTACTCCAATATTTCCCGCCTAATCAACTATACAAAAATACAGTAACTGATGAAGACGGAAATAAAACAATAGAATTTAAAAACGGACGGGGGAAGGTGGTTCTTGTAAGAAAAATGCTTGATGCTGACACCAAAGCAGATACTTATTATGTTTACAATGAATATGATCAGTTAGCCTTTGTGATTCCTCCATTGGCTTCAGCACCAACAGTAGAGCCATCTACAGTAGAAAATCTCTATTATCAATACCGTTATGATGGCAGAAACCGTTTAGTAGAAAAAAAGCTTCCTGGAAAAGGCTGGGAACATATGGTGTATGATAAGGCTGATCGCCTTGTGGCAACGCAGGATGCAGTTATGCGTCCATCAAACAAATGGCTGTTTACTAAATATGATAAGTTTAGCAGAGTTTTATATACAGGAATTTCAATTGATAATGGTAATAGAAATGCAGTACAAACATGGATTACAAACACCTATGGAACTAATATAGAAACTGCTGGAACATACACACAAAGCGGATTACAGATCTATTATGCCAATACAGCATATCCTCAAAATATAGAAAGTATATTATCTGTCAACTATTATGATTCATATTTACCAGGAGACCCTTTTCCAACTATGGTGTATGATCAGGTTGTTTTGCCATCCAATGTTCAGCAATATGGAGTAAGTACAAAAGGTTTACCTGTATCGAATTTTGTGAAAAACATTGAAGATGACAACTGGACAAAAACATATATGTATTATGATTTGAAAGGAAGGCTTATCAGGGAATATTCCCAAAATCATTTGGGAGGATATACGAATATTGAAAAAAGACTTGATTTTTCGGGAAATCCTAATATTGTTTTAACGCAACATAAAAGGCTTGCCACCGATACCGAAAGAGTGATTACAGAAGTTTTCACGTACGATCATCAAAACAGATTAATGACCCATACCCATCAGGTTGATAATAATCTTGTGGAATATCTTGCTCAAAATGAGTATAACGAGCTTTCACAGTTGAAAACCAAAAAAGTAGGCGGTACAATTTCTGGAAATGGTCTTCAGACTGTAGATTACAAGTATAACATTCGAGGTTGGATGACGCAGATAAACAATCCTGCCGATTTAAGCGGTGGAGATTTGTTTGGATATGAGATCAAATATACCAATCCTGTATATAGCAGTTTAACAACAGGTCGATTCAACGGAAATATTGTTGAAATAGATTGGAAAAATGCGTTTGATAATGTCCTTAAAAGGTATGACTATACATATGATGGATTAAACAGACTTAAAAAAGGTCTTTATGCAGAGCCCGATACAGTGAATCCGCAAAATGGAAATGCTGATGAATATTTAACCTATGATTTGAACGGAAATATAAGCAATCTACAGAGAAAAGCTGTTCCTATTTCAGGTCTTACTTCTACTGTTGTGGATAATCTGGACTATCAATATACAGGAAATCGACTCAATCGTATTGTAGAAAATGCAATGAATGATACAGGCTATGAAGGTGGAAATAATTTAATTGACTATGATGTGAACGGGAATATGGTGAATATGTTGGATAAGGGAATTGAAAGTGTTCAATACAACCATCTGAATTTACCCAAAAACTTTCAATTTATGCCGACTTCAGTGTTCGGAGTAACTAACTATATAAATCTAAGTTATCTATATCGTGCAGATGGAACAAAATTGAGAAAAATATATTCTACAAAATTAGATGGGAGAAATCAACCTACCAACAATACGATTACGGATTATTTGGATGGATTTCATTATAATTATTCTGAAAGTGTAACTTGTATAACATGTCGTACCGAAGTTGCTTTCGAGGAGCAGGCTTATCAGAAGAAGGATCTTGATCTGGGAGGAGGTATCAAACCTCCTTTGACACCAGTATGGAGATTAGATTTTGTACCAACAGCAGAAGGCTTTTACAGTTTTGCAGAAAATCGCTATATTTACCAATATACGGATCATTTAGGAAATGCCAGATTAAGTTATGCAAAGAAAGTAGATGGATCATTGGAAATTACGGATAAAAATGATTACTATCCATTTGGTCTAAATCATATTGGAGGATCAAAAGGCTTTTTGGGAGGTTATAAGAATTACAAGTACAACGGAAAGGAGCTTCAAGAGACAGGAATGTACGACTACGGCGCAAGATTTTATATGCCCGATATTGGAAGATGGGGGGTGGTAGATATGCTAAATTCTTTTACTCTTGATTCTTACGGTTATGCCAATAACAATCCTATATTCTTTACCGATCCAACTGGAATGAGTAGTGAAGGATGTACTTCCTGTCCTCCTAGACTTGATCCCAATTCAGTTGGTGGTGATAACAATCCAGCTCCAATAGAGGAAGTAGTCGTAAACAAATCTGGAAAGGTCAATATGCAGGCTGCACCTATCATGATGCCGCTTAACTGTGCAGTATGTTATAGCGGTAGAATGGCAGACATTAAGATTCCACAAGGACAATTGCCACAGATAGATATTGCTCAACAACTTCGAAGAATGGGGCCAGAGCCAGGAGGCGGTGGGCTCTACATGATGAGTGGAGATGTGTTAGGTATATCAGATTTGATAGGTATAGGTTTGGCTAGAATAGAAACTAAGAACAGACATGCAATGATGGGAATTGGCTTGCTAGCTATTTTAGCGACCAAAGGAAAAGCTTTAGATGATGTAGTAAAAGCTGAAATAGCTGCAGAAAAAGGAGTGTTATCTGCAGAAAAAGGAGTACTGCAAAATACTTTTGAAAATCAAATTGACGATTTGGTTAAATTAAATAATGGTAAAAATTCTGTTAGTATCGGTACAAAAGACGGAGCTTTTCATTATGACTTACGTGGTGCAACGCATAAAGGGGTAGAAACTCCACACGTTCAAAGGTCGTTTTTAAATACTAATAGTAGTGGGCAAACATTTTTAAATAAAGATAGGAAATGGGTTCAACCAATGACACAACAAGATGTAAGAACAGTTAGAAACTATCTTAACAAAAAATAG
- a CDS encoding RHS repeat domain-containing protein, which translates to MLRNHALYEEDFIGYKKVTETQQDNIGTIKKEYEYNVAPTLVYSHVYALGRGLEAPTPTFTEPQYLFIKTSMRAEPFDFRHYHTEFTSSQQSIKYKRDYSFHYKPFELKDEVGIYNGLLLSSKNYAHENQIFKLVDSEDYTYDISYNQKQYWGVIYGHTIDERLKNGSDANFSFHNPLYTIVQPIYYPVVQTKGYNYSQYNLTYKAILSLYNPGPSSIATTKFFGGQAFVTTTDYSYGNVTQSDPIGNLTIQKTTFPDGSSQTSNYSYAVEKGNQLLIDRNIISLPLETIITQTIGNTTKILSKTETIYPTVLPTSQTGNLVLPLSVKSYDIENPTVSSVEATYDQYDSKGNILQYTTKDGVVTSIIWGYNSTQPIAKVTGVSYSVANALAADIISASNADINATTEQTLIDKLDIFRKQSALNSTQITTYTYDPLIGVTSITPPSGIKEVYVYDSANRLKEIRQDNASGKLLKEFKYNYKP; encoded by the coding sequence TTGCTAAGAAACCATGCGTTGTATGAGGAAGATTTTATTGGATATAAAAAAGTTACTGAAACACAACAGGATAATATTGGCACAATAAAAAAAGAATATGAGTATAATGTTGCTCCGACCCTTGTATACAGTCATGTTTATGCATTAGGAAGAGGGCTTGAAGCTCCGACACCTACTTTTACAGAGCCTCAATATTTATTTATAAAAACCTCCATGAGAGCAGAACCCTTTGATTTTAGGCATTATCATACTGAATTTACAAGTTCACAACAATCCATTAAATATAAAAGAGATTATTCTTTTCATTATAAACCTTTTGAGCTTAAAGACGAAGTCGGTATATATAATGGATTATTATTATCAAGTAAAAATTATGCTCATGAAAATCAAATTTTTAAATTGGTAGATTCTGAAGATTATACATATGATATTTCGTACAATCAAAAACAATATTGGGGAGTAATCTATGGCCATACCATTGATGAAAGACTTAAAAATGGTTCGGATGCTAATTTTTCATTTCATAATCCCTTATATACAATTGTACAACCAATATACTATCCAGTAGTACAAACAAAAGGGTATAATTATAGCCAATATAACTTAACTTATAAAGCCATATTATCATTATATAACCCAGGTCCTTCAAGTATTGCTACAACAAAGTTTTTTGGAGGACAGGCTTTTGTCACAACAACTGATTATTCTTATGGTAATGTAACTCAATCTGATCCTATAGGTAATCTAACAATTCAAAAAACTACTTTTCCAGATGGCTCTAGCCAAACGAGTAATTACTCATATGCTGTTGAAAAAGGAAATCAACTTTTGATCGACAGAAACATAATTAGCCTTCCATTGGAAACGATAATCACTCAAACTATTGGAAATACAACTAAGATTTTGTCAAAAACAGAAACAATCTATCCAACAGTTTTACCTACATCACAAACTGGAAATTTGGTATTGCCTTTATCTGTAAAATCCTATGATATAGAAAATCCTACAGTTTCTTCTGTGGAAGCTACTTATGATCAATACGACTCCAAAGGTAATATTTTGCAATACACCACAAAAGATGGTGTTGTAACATCGATAATCTGGGGTTACAATTCTACCCAGCCTATTGCAAAAGTAACAGGTGTGTCATATTCTGTAGCAAACGCATTGGCGGCAGATATTATTTCGGCTTCAAATGCGGATATTAATGCAACTACGGAGCAGACTTTAATAGATAAATTAGATATCTTCAGAAAACAATCAGCATTAAACAGTACACAGATCACTACTTACACATACGATCCATTGATTGGTGTAACAAGTATTACTCCGCCATCAGGAATCAAAGAAGTTTACGTATACGATTCAGCTAACAGATTGAAAGAAATCAGACAGGATAATGCATCGGGTAAACTGTTAAAAGAATTCAAATATAACTACAAACCATAA
- the mce gene encoding methylmalonyl-CoA epimerase, with amino-acid sequence MKLEHIGIAVKSLGISDELFTKLLGKESYKKETVEREGVVTSFYETGESKIELLEASNPESPISKFIDKKGEGIHHLAFGVENILNEVERLKKEGFQFISEEPKEGADNKLVVFLHPKSTNGVLVELCQEKP; translated from the coding sequence ATGAAATTAGAACATATCGGTATTGCGGTAAAATCTTTGGGCATCTCTGATGAGCTTTTTACAAAACTTTTAGGAAAAGAATCGTACAAAAAAGAAACTGTAGAAAGAGAGGGCGTAGTGACTTCATTTTATGAAACAGGAGAAAGCAAAATTGAGCTTTTGGAAGCCAGTAATCCTGAAAGTCCAATTTCAAAATTCATCGATAAAAAAGGAGAAGGTATTCATCATTTGGCATTTGGTGTAGAAAATATCCTGAATGAAGTAGAAAGATTAAAAAAAGAAGGATTTCAGTTTATCTCTGAAGAACCTAAAGAAGGTGCTGATAACAAATTAGTTGTCTTCTTACACCCGAAATCTACGAATGGTGTCCTGGTAGAACTTTGTCAAGAAAAGCCATAA
- the rbfA gene encoding 30S ribosome-binding factor RbfA has translation MESNRQRKVAQIIQEDFAELFRKQASESKQNFLVSVSDVKVTPDLGIAKIYLSIFPQEFRASIMKEIEENKAQYRNFIGQKMAKQVRIIPQLSFYLDTTLDDVEKIERELRGEGDNPVL, from the coding sequence ATGGAAAGCAACAGACAAAGAAAAGTAGCACAGATTATACAGGAAGATTTCGCAGAACTTTTCCGCAAACAGGCATCAGAAAGTAAACAGAATTTTCTGGTTTCCGTTTCCGATGTTAAAGTAACTCCCGATTTGGGAATTGCAAAAATCTATTTAAGTATTTTCCCTCAGGAATTTCGTGCTTCAATTATGAAAGAAATTGAAGAAAACAAGGCGCAATACAGAAACTTCATCGGTCAGAAAATGGCAAAACAAGTTCGTATTATTCCACAATTGAGCTTTTATCTAGATACTACGCTTGATGATGTAGAGAAAATCGAAAGAGAACTGAGAGGCGAAGGCGACAATCCTGTTTTATAG